TTGCATGTCTAGGCAACACCCAGATCTTCTGGGCTGCTGTCAGAGACAGCACGTGTGCCTGTTCTTCCACCTGAATGCTGAGGGTTCCTCCATGGGGATCTTTCTTCAGGACCTTCAAAACCACTCCAGGAATCAGACCCAGCTCAGAGAGGTACCGCAGGAACTCAGGGTCCCCATCGTGCACCCGCGAAATGGTCACCTGTTCTTCCACCAGGGCTTCGGTCAGCACATCTGCAGCGTGTTCAGGCATGCTGCCATCCAGCCGGGGAATGGGATGCCCATGCGGATCGAAATGGGGATCTCCCAGCAGGGCACTGATGCGGGCCTCAAAAGCCTCGCTGATGACATGCTCCAGCCGGTCGGCTTCTTCGTGCACCTCGTCCCAGGAAAAACCCAGCGCCTGGGTCAGGTACAGTTCCAGCAGCCGGTGGTGTCTGAGGATTTCCAGCGCCACCTTCTGGCCATTTTCAGTGAGCAGGGCTCCGTAATAAGGGGTGTGTTCCACCAGCGAGAGGTCTGCAAGTTTTCTCAGCATGCCACTGACGCTGGCGGGCGTGACCCCCAGGGCATCTGCCAGGCTCTGGGTGGTGACTTTGCCCCCACGGGCCAGTTGATAGATGGTTTTCAGGTAATCCTCGGCCTGGGAGGTGAGGAGGTCGCGGATGGCTTGCCGGCTCATTGTCACCAGTATATGCCGAGAGTGGGAAGACGGAGGTCAGGGCCTCAAGAAATCCGTCCAGCAAGCTTCATGCTTTGATTGTTTCCTGGGATCACCGGGCATGAGGAGGGTGCAAAACCCAGGCACCAGAGGTGTGCAACGGATCCGCAGGCCCCAGTCGCCAGATGTTCACCCTGAGCAATCTGGCTTACCAGAGCGGAAATTTCTGCGCCACTGGCGTATTTTCCCTCTTGCTATTGACACCCTTGCTGAAAGCGACTAGTATATATCACGCTGTCAAAGGCAATCATGACGGGCAGCGGGTCATGGTGGGATTAGCTCAGCCGGTTAGAGCGTCGGTTTGTGGCACCGAAGGTCGTGGGTTCAAATCCCATATTCCACCCCATTTTT
This portion of the Deinococcus roseus genome encodes:
- a CDS encoding metal-dependent transcriptional regulator, with protein sequence MSRQAIRDLLTSQAEDYLKTIYQLARGGKVTTQSLADALGVTPASVSGMLRKLADLSLVEHTPYYGALLTENGQKVALEILRHHRLLELYLTQALGFSWDEVHEEADRLEHVISEAFEARISALLGDPHFDPHGHPIPRLDGSMPEHAADVLTEALVEEQVTISRVHDGDPEFLRYLSELGLIPGVVLKVLKKDPHGGTLSIQVEEQAHVLSLTAAQKIWVLPRHANKS